The genome window agtgtatctgcgtatgccaagtaattatttaacatgtagcttctctcgactcgttctctcgtttcctgcttcggtcaccactgtttcgttgaacgaaacatgtgatcggccgtacagtttgtccgaaagatctagtcgcctgccaatgatagatcgatttctagaaatagaaatcaatctaccaagggtagtgttgattcgatccgaagatctgctgcacggttcagcatcgcgtcgcgtcgcgtctccaacaatttagcttcatccctttttaaacaaaataattacttggcatgactaatctagtttctaaggatgtaaaagggagatcgatggaacttggattccatctatctcccttcgggtctccactcgcagcaacctccacgtggtgagacctggtaatcggtgtcacccacgatagaaaagttattcttcgtgggtgacaccgagctaatggctgcgaatttagaattgtttcttgatataataaacgaatttagatttatagttaggcaggtgtttggttaaccatcatgttaggcaggttatttttatttgaagacaaattcttttgaaaattctttcaactctcttcgttggttgtgcattttacattggttgcactttcgtttgtttcttcttcgaccaacgatcgttggtcacagaagatctttattaatggagggtggttgggaatcggttagggtgggtctccattcgcagtaacctcctcgtggtgagacctgggtaatattatttagcgtttaattaataatcgtaatattcttagctgggtaatgcaattattaattaaaagctaaataatattagcaaattggctgcgatccgctttgcataggtcatcacaaATATAGAGATTCTTCGCtaagttagttttgattctcattgattcatccaaaattttagagtattgtcagagacgaggtatacgagtaggtctttcacccaatgcattttttcggcccatttttatggggctttagacatttttagaatttctaaatattcttcactaaaatacgcgtagttcgcATTTCGAAAcaataaaatccttcaatccgttcaggagttacgacgttttaaagattcacatgaaaattcgggcagacatttctggtcagaaattatattttcggtaaggaatttttttcttgaaactgagtaggatttcgagggtatatctgttgaccaaaaatgcttgcaattgaccccccaatcgagaataatttttccagaacgatttgaaatatttttttttcgtcgaaaaatttgtcctccTACCCTcgacgatttttctttaaaatttctttctcattgttaataaatttgtttgacagtcTACTAAAATATCAAGTTATATACCTCGTCTGTCGTAGTACTACTAGTTTGAGGAATTTTTATTAAGGATCGTAGATGGCGACAGATAAACGCATGATGTATTTGTTCATTAAAAACGGTACAGTTTAATCgtcataaaataaatacatcatTTGTCTGCAACGAGTTGTCTGTATTATACAAAATTACTTATTCTACGCCCTGAAAGTGTAGCTCTCATCACATTGGGTCTACGGTTTCTCGGAGTTAGGCAACAAAAATTCTGCGTTTCCACCATTCGACGAATAAAATTCTGTGCCGATTATAAATACTGACCGTGTGCGCGGTCATAAGAAAGCGTAACTATCGTAGACACCCGCGGTAAAGGCTGCTGTCTCATAAAAATTAACGAAATATGCTTGCGGCCAAGTATCATCTcgaataaattaaacaaaatcgaAACGACGATTTCAACGATTCGTCATTCGATCATAATGCCTGAGGAGTGCTCCTTTTCATTGTTTCGAATCCGTTGTTCGAAGATCATCGACCTTTAGATTAAAAACTGTCATCCACGTGTCTCTTAACTCTAAGATTGCTTTATGGGAATCGGAATTAAGACTCGGGCGATTATGATTTCACGCGGATCGCGGGAGAACGGGGACTTCCGGTTTCGTGCAGCGAGCCTACGACGCGGGGGAGATCGTAAAGCGATTTGAGCAATGGTAACGTCGCGAACAGCAACAAGATTCGTAAAAGCTCGCCACACGTCCGTGGATTCGACGATTTGCACTCGATTCCAGAGAGAAAGGCTATCGCTAATATATAAACTTAAGAAGAATCGTGCGCAGAGATTAAGAAAACATTTGGCAACCCTAAACTAACGCGACGCTGGTTGAGGCTCTTTCGGAGGAGACGATCAATAGCTGGCGACTGGAAGCCATAATTGAGCGAAGGACAACGAAATTATTTATCCCAGAGATGGTGGAAAAATTGTAACAAATAATCTTTAGAACGTCTAAGTAGTAAAGAAAAGCTCATCCTTCCAGATACTTAACCAGATACTTCTAATTGTATTCAAAGTTGAAAGTTCCATCAGTTCATTTTCTTTCTGAATCATTTTTCTCAGAGCTATCAAAGGATTTACAATGATTACACCATCCAGACGAAGTGCAAACGAGTGCAATTAATATCGCGGTCGCCAGATACTGCGGATTAGTTTGAAAGAGCCTCAACTCGACGTCTTCAGCAACCAAAGTTGGACAAAATTATATAACCATCGAAACAAACGTATAAATGTCCACCTTCACTTtcgtaattaataattttaattcgatCTTTCGTTCGTTACTCGTAATTTCCATCCGCTCGGGTAACTTTGTCCATCCCTGATCTCCTTACCCTATCATGCATTTCTTTGTACATATATAAACTACACTGGAACATACAACCAAACATGTACACACGCACGCACAGAAAGCGTGAAAATAGTAATTTCATACGCACATATCCTGCGTGCAGAATAACAATGGGGCAAACGAGCCGGCTGATTCGATTCTTCGTTCGACGATTCTCGCTCGTCGATACGCTTTCGATCTGCGTACGTGTGCGTACAATtcgcgaaaaatttagacagacGTAAACGGGGATCAACGAGCGAGTCCAGAACACTGTCCAGCCTGATCGTCTTTGTTCGTAAGCGATGTTCACGGTTTCAACGTGTCTTGCTCCTTGAAGCCTCGATTATCGATAAACACACGGTTCCGCAGGCCGTTGTCCGATATGTATCCGGTCGCCATTTTGTACTGGTTCGCGTAGATCACGCCGTTCTCTTTCTCTTCGTTCTGCGTCGACGGTTCCTTGCGATCCTTCACTCCGTTCTCGTAGCTCTCCGACATCTTCTTCTTCGACGCTGTGGGAGGTTTCTTCTCGTATGTCTTGATGTAGAAGTTCCGGAACAGGTAGTAGAACATGACGGCATGCGTACCGATCCACCAGACGAACGCTCTCGGGTAGTTGCAGTCGATGAACAGCAGCTGGAACGCGTGGATCATCACCAGGACGAACTGGACCATCTGCAGAGTCGTCAGGTACTTCTTCCACCACAAGTATGGCTGGATCTTCGGCCCGAGGGCGGCCAGAAGGTAGTAAGAGTACATCACTATGTGCACGAACGTGTTCAGGAACCCGAAGAACGTGCCATGACCGCCTACAAGCCGGAAATCGTACGATTTAACGATCATCCTGAGTCGGGTTTAACCATGGATTGGGAATTGAGGACCTTGCAAATGGACTTAACAATTGTAGAGTTACAACACGAAGACCAAGTTAGAGCTTAAATATTTGCATAATTTGCGTCACAGATACAAGCTCTCTTCCAGGCCAATTACCATAAAGCAGGAAATCACGTTCGATGAAGCGCTGAAAACGGGAGGAGAAAGGAAGAAAGTCACTTACCGGGAGTGAACTTGACGCCGAACCAGACGGATATTGGCATGATACCGTGATGAATCACGTGGAGAGTGCTGATGTGATCGTTTTTCTTCCTCAAGACAAAGAAGATCGTGTCCATGAACTCGGTGAACTTGGAGAAGTAGTACCACCAGCAAGCATGTGCCATTCGTACCGCCATTGGGTCGTCCGAGTAGTCCACTGGTTGGCAACGTAACGAATAATGGCCTCCCCATCCATTCACCGTGGACTGCGAAACAGACAGAAAACAAACGTAGAGTTTTAGACACcataaaaatcctcgatcatcaGCCTAACCTGAGAATCTCTGGTCTCTGCAGAGGACGTACTTTCGTTCTTACGTATTAGACCGTCAGGCCTTGAGAAACGACGGTTATCGAAATATTAATGGCGTTGGTAAATAACTCCGGAAGTCGACGGGTTAACGAACCTCTGTCTGAGATCGAGTTTTACAAGAAGATGATCCAATCCACCGATGTATCGAAGCTGATCAATTTTAAAGGAACTTTAGTCTCGAGCCATCAGCTTCGATACATCAAGATGTCAAACTCTGGGACCTCCATTTGTTAGCGAGGGATGATTTGTGCAAGTAGTTTACCTCGGTGAACATCCACGTGGAGAAGGCCACTTGGAAAATGTTGTAAAGGATCATGGTGTTCTTGAGATCGAAAGGTTTGCGGTTCTCCATCAGCTTGGGGCCTAACACTTTAACGAAGTAAACGTAGAACAAGCAGATGAATAGGGTGGGTAACGGGTCGCTCATCATAGGCCAATCGTTCACCCTCGGGTCGCTCTTGTTGTCCATCAGGTCCCGATAGCTATCGTACACGGTTTGCACAAGCTtcgccatctgcaattcaacgaacGAATGGCTCACTCGAGGGGAGAGATAGAAATTATCAGACTTCAAAGATGTCGCAAACAAGTGCCTTGAGTTTCAAGATCGATCGAGtgtttaacaaaataaaaataaaattcgttcGAGATGTCGATCCTTCACAGCCATGTACGAATCGAACGTAAAAGGAGCCTAACCGCGCCGATGTGAAAAGTTACGAAATCTCCGGAGTAGCCAGACAGGGCGTAATTCGAAGAACAAACGCGCGATTATACATTGAATTTTACGAATCGATTCGGAATGCTCGGttaggagaaaaaaaaatgaaacgaaaaaagCTTTCGGCCATGGAATAGCAATGATTACCGATGCAAATCACTCGTAACGCGTTAGTTAGTCCGTGATTTACGTCAGACAGAACCGTTTCGTTGACTTTAGAAATTTGAAcgcgtgatttttttttatactcATTTCCTCCTCTTTTGTCGGAAACGACGACGCCTCGAGGAAACAGTATTCGTCGCGTACCTTGAATCGACAATGCGTCGATCTTTGCAATAAATCAATGGACGAGTTGTTTTGCTAGCGAAACGTCAGAGTTGAATATATTTGCTAGGCGTTGCATCAGTGTTATCTCATTACCGATATTTGTCAATATTCATTTCTAGATAAACCGGACACGCCTCTTTTCTGAGAGTTCTTCGGTTAATTGCATTTCCTTTAACgagaatttttagttaaatCGTTGGAGGAAACGCAGCATATTTGGAATACCTTTTTTACATTCAACGCTTgtggtaattatttatttactcgaGTATTTCCCCTTGAACGTAGTATTTATAAGAATCTCTATCTCTATTATGTCATTTTAATCTGTTTGTACGTCCGCGTTATGACCGGTTCGTTATCGATAATTAGCCTATCCGTAATGGTCTGTCACATCTGTTATTATTACTGTTATTATCCGCACACACCATCTAGGTAAATAAAACGACGCTGTGATTAGTCTTTGATTTATGAGACTCTTTTTCGAAACGATTGAGGATGTCCAAAGAAAAgaacaaaagaaaagaaattgtttCCAAATCCGTTAGGCAATTTTTCCCAGTCCATCGATAGACAGTTCAACGATTCTTTCTTTGGTGAACGACACGACAAGTTAGAACTATAAAAATCCACGGGAATGGACGCTTTTTAGCTAGTCTTGCGAAATTTAGGATATCACGAACGACTTCTCCGAGAAGTTATATGGATCTGAGAGATTGATCGTTTCGAGCGTCGATTTTGCAACTCCTTCTGCAGTATCGCGCGATTAGGGCTGCAAGGGAGAAGCCCGATGGCCTCGCAAAAAACTGCAGCGGGTGACAGGTAGCGATAGAAATAATCCCGAATCGACACCGACGATCCTAAACTATCAATTACCGATAAACTCACACGCGTAACACTATTCTAAACATATATGGTAATACGGCCAAGTTTTCACGATGCACCTGTAACGGCACTAA of Colletes latitarsis isolate SP2378_abdomen chromosome 3, iyColLati1, whole genome shotgun sequence contains these proteins:
- the LOC143340341 gene encoding very long chain fatty acid elongase AAEL008004-like; this encodes MAKLVQTVYDSYRDLMDNKSDPRVNDWPMMSDPLPTLFICLFYVYFVKVLGPKLMENRKPFDLKNTMILYNIFQVAFSTWMFTESTVNGWGGHYSLRCQPVDYSDDPMAVRMAHACWWYYFSKFTEFMDTIFFVLRKKNDHISTLHVIHHGIMPISVWFGVKFTPGGHGTFFGFLNTFVHIVMYSYYLLAALGPKIQPYLWWKKYLTTLQMVQFVLVMIHAFQLLFIDCNYPRAFVWWIGTHAVMFYYLFRNFYIKTYEKKPPTASKKKMSESYENGVKDRKEPSTQNEEKENGVIYANQYKMATGYISDNGLRNRVFIDNRGFKEQDTLKP